The genomic interval GGCTCGCTCCAGCCCTACGCCATGAACATCGGGGGCAAGGCCTATTTCGGCAGCGGCGCCGCCGACGTGATGCAGCGCCTCGCCCAGGCGCAGCAGGAGGGCGTGCGCCTGGTCGATCTCGGCTGCATGCAGATCAACCATCACTATCACCGGGCGAAATTCGCCTCGCTGGAGGCGATGATCGACCCGGCCCAGAACGTCGAATACGCGACGCGCTTCCTGAAGGAGCTGAAGGAGCGCGAGGGAAGCTGGACGCTCGCCGTGGCGCGCTACCATGCCGGGCCGAACAACAACCCTGCGCAGAAGGTCTATGTCTGCCGGGTCATCACCAACATGGTCGCGACCGGCTTCGGCAACTGGACGCCGGGTGCGAAGACGTTCTGCCAGTAGATCTGGCTTAGAGCGCTTTCCGACCAAGTGGACGCCGGTTCGGCGAAAGAAAGCGCGTCGAAACGAGAGGATAGCGACGCCGGCCTGATGCAATCAGGTCGGATACGGCTCTGGTGTCTCTCACAACACCCCCGCTGCGCCGTCCTCGCCAACGGGAGAACGGTCAGAGATCGAGAGTTTTGTGAGGCACTCTTACCCGACGTAGGTGTAGCCCATATAGCGCTTGGCCTCGATCGGATCGTAGCCGAGCCGCTCGGCGAGCTTCTTGCGCAGCTTGCTCACGTGGCCCTCGATCACGCTCTCCTCGACGCCGTTGCTGTAGACGCCGTAGACCACGTTGAAGACCTGGGTCTTGGTGAGCCGGCGCCCGCGGTTGCGTACGAGATATTCGAGAATGTGCCGCTCGCGCCGCGGCAGGGACAGCGGCACGCCGTCGATCTCGGGGTCGCGCCCATCGTGGAAGACCTTGAGCCGGTCCGGCCCCCGCGCCTCGCCCTCGGTCTCGCCCTCCGCCTCGCTCCGTTGAACGGCTCCGTTGACCCGGCGCCAGATCGCTTCGGAGCGGGCCAAAATCTCGCGGACATGGACGGGCTTGGGCAGCACGTCGTCGATGCCGGCTTCCAGCAGTTCGACGGTCTGTTCGAGCGAGCGCAGATCGGCCAGGGCGATGATCGGTGCGCGGGACTGCTTGCGGATGACGCCGGCGCATTTCGCCCGCTCCGCGAAATCGCCCAGGAGGAAGCCCTGGATCGCTTCGAGATCGGCGGGAGAGGCCGCGCGGAGCCAACTCAGGAACTCTTCGGGGATGAGCGCGAACGAGGAGATGCCCTCACGCTCGAAGCTGGCCTTGTAACCCGCGTTCACGGTATCGCGCGGATCGACCAGGAAATACATCGACGACCATCCCCTTGATCCCGCCGTATCGGCCTGCCACTGCGCCGCGATCTGGGCAGGTTCTGGGCGTCCCCGGAAGACCCTCTCCGCCGCCCTCCGCAACGCTTCGAGACGCTGCCGCAGCCAAGTCATGGAGCGCAGCTGCGAGGGGGTCAATCTGCTGCAATGTATATTTTCAGACGGTGACGATGTTCGTCGAGGGCGCGTGGCATTCGCGCCGCTTCAGGCGTGCCCGACCCGGGCCTGACGGAGGGCGTGTGCGAAGCCTTCGAGGGAGAGCGCCGCCGTCTCCTCCGCGACGATGCGCTGGATCGCGACGCCCGCGAACACCTCATCGAGCACGAGCTTGAAGAACACCGTCACCGGCTCGGCGGCGAATTCGAGATCGAGGACCACCTGCATGGAGCGGCCCCAATCGAGGCACACATCGGCCGCGTCGGCGTAGGTCAGCACCGATTCCTTGAAAAACAATTCGGCCGAGGAGGAGACGATGTCGGCGATGTTGCCGTGCCGCTCGCCGCGGATCCAGCCGATGAGCACGCCGCCATCGAGCAGGCACAGCTCGGCGATGAAGTCGCGCAGCGCTTCGGCGAAGATCTGTTCGGCCGCCGCATGGCTATGCGGGACGGCCGACGGTCCTGGCGCGAAACGTTGGACCTGAGGGGTCATCGGGCTCTCGCGAAAAGGAAGAAAAGGATCTGCGCCACAGCGCGGTAAAATTCGGCCGGAATCGTCTGATCGACCTGCACAGCATCGTACAGCGACCTTGCGAGAGGCTTGTCCTCGATCACGGCGATGCCTTTTTCCTCGGCGATCGCCCGGATGCGCAGGGCGATGAGATCCTGCCCCTTGGCGAGCACCATCGGCGCCGGGTTCTCGGAGGGCTCGTAGCGGAGCGCTACCGCGAAATGCGTCGGGTTGGCGATCACCACGGTCGCCCGGTCGACATTGGCGAGCATCCGGTTGCGGGCGCGGTCCTGGGCGAGCGAGCGCAGCCGCGCTTTGACCGAGGGATCGCCCTCGGTCTGCTTGTGCTCGTCCTTGATGTCCTGGCGCGACATCCGGAGCGAGCGCTGCCAGCGCAGCCGCGCCCAGACGAGATCGCCCGCGACGATCACGATGGTGGCGATGGCCACCGCCGAGACGAGGCGGATCGAGACCGTCAGGATCAGTTCGGGCAGTTGGCTCGGATCGACGAACATGGCGTTCACGGCTCTTGTCCGCTCCGAGCGGAGGAGCAGAAGGGCGACGACACTGACCGACAGGAATTTAACGACGGATTTCAGGAACTCGACTTGACCCGAAGTTCCGAAGATCCGCGCGAAACCCGCCATCGGCGACACCCGTGACCATTTCGGCGTGATCCGGTCGAGAACGAAGCGCGGCAGGTTCTGCAGAAGCGAGGCGGTGAGACTGCAGACCGCCAGGATCAGCAGGATCGGCAGCAGGAAGCGGCCCGCCGCCAGCGCCACGCGGCTGAGGAGCAGCATCGCGTCGCCGCCGGTCTCCAGGGAGAAGCCGCGCGGATCGTCGAAGAGCGGCTTGAAATCGCCCGCGAGCTGCGCCGCCTGTCCCCGCGCGAACAGGGCCAGCGCGATGAGCAGGCCGAGCGTCGAGGCGAAGACCGGCGCCTCGCGCGAGAACGGGATGTCGCCCTTCTCGATCGCGTCGCGCACCCGCCGCTCGGTGGCGGCTTCGGTCTTGCTCTCCTTGTCGTCGTCCGCCACGCATCAGCCCCGCCGAAGGTGACGCCGGGGGCGCGGATCAGCGGATGAGCGCTTCATCCTCGCCTCCCGGATTGATCTCGATCTCGCCGCGCCCGGCCATCTCCATCGCCAGATCGGTGATGGTGCGGCGCGCCTCCAGCACGTCGCGCTGCGCCGCCGGCTCGCCGCCGTTCAACTCGTGCTCGACCATGCGGCGCACCCGCGCCGAGAGGGCGCTGAGCACCGTGGTGCGGAACTCGACCTCCGTCCCCTTCAGCGCCAGCACCAGCCGGTCGTTGGGCACGGCGTCGAACAGGGTGGTGCGGGCGCGCGGCGCCAGCTTGACGATGTCGTCGAAGGTGAAGAGCAGACCCTTGAGGATCTCGACCGATTTCGGACGCGACTCGCCGAGGCTGGAGAGCACGTCGTCCATCTGCTGGCGCTCCATCTTGTTGATGATGTCGGCCATCTTGGCATGCGTGTCGGCACCGGAATTGCGCGCGCCGTTGATCATGAAGTCCTCGTGCAGCGTCTTCTCGATCGCGTGCAGCACGTCATCGACAATCGGCTTGAAGCTCAGCATCCGCCGCATCACCGTGTTGCGCACCGGCGCGGGCAGATGGCCCATCACCTTGGCGGCGGTGGCCGGCTTCACCTTCGACAGGATCAGCGCGGCAGTTTGCGGGTGCTCCTTGACGAGGTAGCTCGCCAGCACGCTCTCCTGCACGGTGCCGAGCCGTTCCCACACCGAGCGGGTGGCCCCGCCGCGCACGTCGGCGAGGATATCGGCGATCTGGTCGGCCGGCAGCAGGCCGGTGAGCAGCTTCTCGACTTCGCTGGCCGTGCCGATCAGGCTGTTGCCGGCGGAGAATTCGGCGGAGAAATGCTCCACCACCGTGTCGAGCTGCTCGGGGCTGACCGCGCCGAGATTCGAGGCCGAGCGGGTGATGCGCTTGAGTTCGTCCGGCTCGAAATACTTGATGAGCCGCCCGGCCGCGGGCTTGCCCATGGCGAGCAGCAGCGCCGCGACCTGATCGACGGGCTCGAGCCGCCGGGTCGCCACCGCACGGGGGGCGACGGCGCCCGCGGAGACGGCGTCCGATGGGACGGGGCTCGATGCCAGAGGGCTCGAAGACATGGCGGCCCGTT from Methylobacterium sp. AMS5 carries:
- a CDS encoding transglycosylase SLT domain-containing protein — its product is MRRILAGAIAAACISSAVAPIAAAAHSTAAEGAAEAASAPTGTRGGDARGGSKRPSMAGASRICERQMAQAAAKHGVPLGMLYAVGLTESGNRGSLQPYAMNIGGKAYFGSGAADVMQRLAQAQQEGVRLVDLGCMQINHHYHRAKFASLEAMIDPAQNVEYATRFLKELKEREGSWTLAVARYHAGPNNNPAQKVYVCRVITNMVATGFGNWTPGAKTFCQ
- a CDS encoding response regulator transcription factor; amino-acid sequence: MYFLVDPRDTVNAGYKASFEREGISSFALIPEEFLSWLRAASPADLEAIQGFLLGDFAERAKCAGVIRKQSRAPIIALADLRSLEQTVELLEAGIDDVLPKPVHVREILARSEAIWRRVNGAVQRSEAEGETEGEARGPDRLKVFHDGRDPEIDGVPLSLPRRERHILEYLVRNRGRRLTKTQVFNVVYGVYSNGVEESVIEGHVSKLRKKLAERLGYDPIEAKRYMGYTYVG
- the flhB gene encoding flagellar biosynthesis protein FlhB; translation: MADDDKESKTEAATERRVRDAIEKGDIPFSREAPVFASTLGLLIALALFARGQAAQLAGDFKPLFDDPRGFSLETGGDAMLLLSRVALAAGRFLLPILLILAVCSLTASLLQNLPRFVLDRITPKWSRVSPMAGFARIFGTSGQVEFLKSVVKFLSVSVVALLLLRSERTRAVNAMFVDPSQLPELILTVSIRLVSAVAIATIVIVAGDLVWARLRWQRSLRMSRQDIKDEHKQTEGDPSVKARLRSLAQDRARNRMLANVDRATVVIANPTHFAVALRYEPSENPAPMVLAKGQDLIALRIRAIAEEKGIAVIEDKPLARSLYDAVQVDQTIPAEFYRAVAQILFFLFARAR
- a CDS encoding flagellar motor switch protein FliG, which encodes MSSSPLASSPVPSDAVSAGAVAPRAVATRRLEPVDQVAALLLAMGKPAAGRLIKYFEPDELKRITRSASNLGAVSPEQLDTVVEHFSAEFSAGNSLIGTASEVEKLLTGLLPADQIADILADVRGGATRSVWERLGTVQESVLASYLVKEHPQTAALILSKVKPATAAKVMGHLPAPVRNTVMRRMLSFKPIVDDVLHAIEKTLHEDFMINGARNSGADTHAKMADIINKMERQQMDDVLSSLGESRPKSVEILKGLLFTFDDIVKLAPRARTTLFDAVPNDRLVLALKGTEVEFRTTVLSALSARVRRMVEHELNGGEPAAQRDVLEARRTITDLAMEMAGRGEIEINPGGEDEALIR